From the Amycolatopsis thermoflava N1165 genome, one window contains:
- a CDS encoding DUF1707 domain-containing protein, with product MTEVPSPDLRIGDNDRESALKALGEHLSAGRLDLDEYGDRSAKVTAARTRRDLAELFADLPEPHPVFEQPRQAKAVEKKPDRPPQWTERPTSQRVAAAAVPFLWVAAVSLSIVTGVWWWIALPFVFTAAASAFWGKDWERDRHGAYDRRDRRR from the coding sequence GTGACCGAGGTTCCCTCGCCCGATCTGCGCATCGGCGACAACGACCGGGAGTCCGCGCTGAAGGCTCTCGGCGAGCACCTGAGCGCCGGGCGCCTGGACCTCGACGAGTACGGCGACCGTTCGGCGAAGGTCACCGCCGCCCGCACGCGGCGGGACCTCGCCGAGCTGTTCGCGGACCTGCCCGAGCCGCACCCGGTGTTCGAGCAGCCGCGGCAGGCGAAGGCGGTGGAGAAGAAGCCGGACCGGCCGCCGCAGTGGACCGAGCGCCCGACGTCGCAACGGGTGGCGGCGGCCGCGGTGCCGTTCCTGTGGGTCGCGGCGGTCTCGTTGTCGATCGTCACCGGTGTCTGGTGGTGGATCGCCCTGCCGTTCGTGTTCACCGCGGCGGCCAGCGCGTTCTGGGGCAAGGACTGGGAGCGGGACCGGCACGGCGCCTACGACCGGCGGGACCGGCGCCGGTGA